From Daucus carota subsp. sativus chromosome 6, DH1 v3.0, whole genome shotgun sequence:
tattttgattggtggaatcgGTGTGAATGCAAAGGGGCCATTAACATTTATTACcaatccaccaatcaaaagttaGTATTTCCATGAAATTTAGCGAGTATTgtatgcccatgggcacaccatagaaaatttgatataataattgtttATGTTTGATTATATTAGTGTTTTGAGAtcaattagtttaaaattagtgcttttttacttaaagtaaagaagtagaataaaagttagaagcaagttagaGATTTATAGTTGATATCAAGATTTTCAATCTTTTATAAGTATTTCTCGACTCTTTACCCAATGTTTCTGACTTATAAAATCGAGAAGCCGAGCTCAAAAGCCGtagccaaacaccacctatatTAGTCTAAAAaaggtactccctctgtccttctcatttcttttctttacagttttttcacactgctcgacacgtattttaagacgcatataaaacatagttatataaattatctttttttaaaaaaaaattgcataaaaatttaaatatcaaatttttatctaaaaaaaaattcaaaacaatttATCGAATACGTTTTACGAGAgaattagaatgcgtgccgagcctccgtctcccaatgtaaacaaatgagagggacggagaaGTACAAGAGGTGTGATATACGTGTGCTTTATtttcacattttaatatttatataaattttagtatattttaaaGACACGTTTAACTGATGGGAAAGaaaaagtaattataaattcatGAATATCTACTGAgctaatcaaatatattactaaatAAAATCCAAGTAGATTGAGAAAAGTTTGGTATCCAATCTATTATATCCAAAATTCATTATGGACGAAATTGTGTATAAGCCGTATTTGTATTGGGACCGCAGATATGATCATGAATGGTCAATTGTATCAAAAATGGGTTGATTAATGTTGGGCGTGCATATTTTAAAAGGCTGCAAGGTCTCCATCTTGGACGTGCCCAGATGGAGGAAAAGTTGAGAACCCTTAATTATATGGATCAACTGGGTCCTTCGTCGATCCCATCGGGTCCTTCGTCGATCCCATCAAGTAGCATATCCAAATGACCCTTATTCCTCTACTCAGGATTGTCCTTAATTTTTACAAAGATATCTGAAGTGTAAGCAAAAAAATTCGATGACACTCCGCACGTACAGTGTCAAACTCCGTTTCTTTTTCAACTTTCCTCAAATAAGCATTATGAATAATCACAAGATAAAATTTATCACTCCGATTTGTCAACCTCCTCAGTGTAAAAAGGAACCAACGAATCTGTTTTGATGTGTATTATTTATGGATATTCTTCTCTCTCTCATACTCAGCTACTCAGCTTCATCCCTGGAAGACACTCTCAAGTTGAAATTTAGTGGATTACGCAACACAATAGCATTGCTGCCAACTCCATTAAAATTTTCGGACTTAAAGAAATTTTTATAGTACAACTGTATGTATACTTTTAGTCACTTCAAGACCACAGCGTATAAGAttcatttgttaaatttaaatatttatatctgaATAGTTCAAATTTCTCAATCATGAAAGAATCAAATAATTACTTGATAATCATTTTTCTGAATGATTCTGATATATGATCATAATATtctgaaatattaattatttaaattatttataatttatttatacatgcactaattatacaattatatgtttaagatataatatataaagaaataGTCAatgtttttttctcaaaaaagaaAACTCTTTCATTAATCTGAACATAATAGGGCAAACGACAAACATCAAAGAAGAATTTTAAGCTATAACACAAATAAATAGTCGATAATATTCATACAGAGTATGTGATGTAAAATGTGAAGCAGTAGGATAGAATATAGCCGGAACGACATTGATTCATTCAGatacttaaaagttaaaagtaatCAAATTAAACCAGATAAATAGCATCGTCCACCAAACAGGACAACCCCCTTCAGGGTTATCAAAACCCCTCAAAATCACCCTACCAAAGTGAGTCTTCTGCATGTATAGCTAGCACAGTGTTGACCAAATTGTCAATACTTTCTTTTAgataatataacaaaaattatacaatCCCAGAAACAAGTGTAAATCTTACTAAAGTAAAACTCTTCTAGTCGTGGTCCGAGCATAGCTTCTACACCTCGGATAAGAACTCTTGTTAACATCAACAACTTGGACGAACTCACAAGGCGCATCTTCATCTATCCTCCCTATCTGGCCAACCCCACCACTATAACTCCTCCCACTCGAACTATTATCCACAATGGCCTTCACCTTTCTCCCATCATTTGCATTTGTTCTATGCTTCTCGGTGTTCTTCAAAGTCATCACTCTAATAAGCTCCCTCAAATCCTCAATGTCTTTGCTCTCCTTAAAACTAGATGATCTCGAGAATGAGGAGTGTGAGAGTTGATGAGGTATTGCCACGTAGCTGGCCATCTGGCCTACGTGGCCTATCCTTCCACAATCGCAGAGCGTGTTTGTGTAGAAATCTCTGCAACTGCTAAGTAATCTCAGAGGTGCCGAGAGGTAATAGATGATTTTGGGTTGCTTCTTTGTCTTTGCATTCTTCATCCTAAAGAATTGTGGCAAACTAGTGGAAGAGAAGTATTATTCACAAGGATGCACATACATGAAAGCTCCcatatttatattgtattaaCCTTGGTTTGTCTTTACTGTGGTACTAAATGTTGCATGGGACGGCAATTTAGAGAAAACGTTGAATATGTGAGTTTCTCGCAACATTCGGACCATATTAATCTAGAGCAAGAAAACAACctacaatattatatattgatttaCAATAGTGAGAccgtttgagtgagtttaaaataaacgtttcttgcttaaaatatagataaaaaagTGAATTAGAAGACAGGATgaagttaaaacttataaatgattgaAAGGAAAGAAGTAGAACTGTAGAtcgtcatgaaacaaaagttagtattctgaagttcttataaatatttcgtgattttttatataaacaatacgaaaaaagtgtttttaatttataaactcaGAAGCCGGACTTTTAAGCCCAGCCAAGCACCCCAGTCTCGTATGTTGCGCTTGACATTCAGCCTAAGTTCATTTGATCAACGTCAgtttatatatgtatgcatGATTAAATACGGCCATATGGTTTATAATAGGCTTCACTGATATCTGACAGACGATAGGGAGATATGGTTACATGCAGTACAAGAGAGTTGGTCAAAACCGATCGTCACTAAACAATAGAAAAGAACAAAAAACCTACACTTCAGTGAAGGCACTATTGATACCCTTGAATCTACCGCTATGACAGTACCCACAAATAAAATAGAAAGGTGCAAGTGCTTCAGTTGTTCACTTGATAATTCagtaatttaatcatttatttatcCTTCATGGACGTTACTAACAAGATAAGTTCATGTAACTTATTTATAACAACTCCGATTGTGAAAATTGTTCGAACATATATATACTCCTGTGCAAGGGGCATCAAAACTGGGCATGAAAGACGGCTTTCTATATAGATCGAACTCCCTGTAAGCAGTATAGTTTGCCGTGTTTTATATGACAGAACTGATGTATATAAAATGCTCGAACAAGTTTAAAGGATGTTTCAAGGAGTGGCTCGTTGGGAAGCAGAGTAAGGCCTTGTCCATTTGCAACCAGTAAGAACATGATCTCGTTGGTCTAGATATTCTAAAGATGACCCTGTATATAAGTATTTCTACTTTTGGGGTATTCTAGTTGCTTCAGAATTTCAAAttgattttgatattataaTCACGAGGAAAAAAAGGCAAAATTTACCGTAATATATAACTGTTTGGTTAAGACAAGAAATGGTCGGTTTTAATTACGTGTAAACTGACTGATGTTTGTGGTCGGTTTTAGGCTAGTCGGTTTAGTCGGTTGATCATGTTAACAGCTTAAACTGATGGTAAAAATGGTAGGTTTAGTTTTGATGAAAACTGTTAAGCAGTGTACCCAGCGGTGCCTCTTAAAAAAAGATTGTTACGTGAGTatatatagtgggtgtttgggaggAGGTTTTAAGCCCCGCTTCTTGAGTTATAAactagaagcacttattcgtaccgtttgtgtaaaaagtcaagaatcacttataaaaagttaggattcctagcttttgtgtcatgacttctacttttttcccaaacactttaatcacttataagtcttaactaacttctaacttccacttcactttttttacttaaagtaagaagcacttattttaagctcacccaaacggtccCATAATTGATCGAGGGTAgttgattttaaaagatttttttatatattaattttttagtaattaatattGTTCTTTGATGAATTACAATAATGAATTCTTGAGTTATAAactagaagcacttattcgtaccgtttgtgtaaaaagtcaagaatcacttataaaaagttaggattccTAGCTTTTGTGTCATGACTTttacttttttcccaaacactttaatcacttataagtcttaactaacttctaacttccacttcactttttttacttaaagtaagaagcacttattttaagctcacccaaacggtccCATAATTGATCGAGGGTAgttgattttaaaagatttttttatatattaattttttagtaattaatattGTTCTTTGATGAATTACAATAATGAATAAGATGGACAAAACACTAACTGAATTTTTGGCTATGTCGAGACTCGAGAGTATTGATACCAACATGATCATGAAGAGATATCTCATACTTCCATTTTCATGGTTAACAAGATAATTGTCAAAGAGAATGGCTAAATGAAAAGTTTAGAAAAAGAGGGATCTAAATttgttgttaatcaaaagtcatctCTTTAAAAGGTTGTTTTACAGCctaaatatgtgatatatatattgaaaaatgtGATGGCAACTTTTACGAAAAAATCTAAAAAGGAACTTTCATGCTTTTCTGGGGGATGTAaggaaaaatataatcagtCAATCTTTCGATTCTTGTATAAGAGTTTGTAGTGAATAAGTCTATATATGTTTATAGTTGTACAAGAgtatcaaattaatttttattattcattCAAACTAATTGTCAATTTTTCAATTAATCGTTAATGGGTACTTTCACCAATTGGATTTCCCTTTTTATAGCATCGACCAATCCCTCCCTctacatatatttcaaaaatatatacacacatacaaatattattaacattattgtaAATAGGAGATGTTtttacttagcaaaaaaaaaagagatgctttaaaattttatttgacaacAATAATTAGCGGAAGTCCtgtttttaaagttaaaaaattgGATTTTTAGTGAAGTTGAGTGCATGCATCATACATGGTACATTATATcagcaaaacaaaataatactACTATGCACTCAACTTCACTAGACCTGGCCCCAGTTTTTAcaatacaataataaaaaagtgAATCAATTGCTtacaataaaacaaattttgaCAATATTGTATTGCACTAAATGGATATTGTATTGCACTAAATGGAGTCATTGAGTTTATGAATAaatgtaataaataaattagactACCAAAATTGTTGACTTTAATTTGTTGGCATGGACACAAATTTAATTGGAGCAGTTAGTATAGCTGGTGGGCTATTACATCTAGAGGAGGCATTCTTTACATGTGACATCAATAAAACTTGTACTGATTCTTTTTCTCCTGTCGCCCACATTTTACATTTGATTTGTGTTTTCTCCCCTTTGAATACTACAACTAATACGGACCcattaacaaattttaattatgcaGTTGAGAGTTACAGACGCAAGAGACGTCCCCCATCACGGCCCAATTAATTTTCCATATCGTAACCACATGCAGTATCCTAACAGAAAAGGAAAAGTAAATGCCAAAGATTACATTACCAAAGCAATTAAGACATTACTTTACCAAAGtaattcatttatttaaatttatttgcaaataatactggttcaccagtttCGAACGATTCCAACTATTTTTATACTGAAACCTCTCTAACCTGGACGCTTTTTTCATTTGgttcataccgtttgtcaaaCATAAACGTAACGTTATCAACACACATTTTTCAACAAAAAAGGTAAAGAAAAATCTATGCAGCACAGATTATAAGAATCATTATAAAAAAGAGTCAAACACACGCACTAATAACATTTTCAGCTTACGATCCCGGAACGAACCTTCTCCGTCACCGGATCCCGATACACATATATAGGCagcacaaaataaaaaaaaaattatattcacatTCGAAATGCTAAAACACGAAACTTACACTACATATCTTAATCTAGAATAAGCCTCGTTTAGCTATGACATTATCCGCAGCTTTGAGATTTTTCTCGATGAGTTTTCGAGCCTTTATGCTTCTGATCTCGACTTTAACACTCGAGCTCTTTTCCATCTTCAAATACGGCTTCTtcgctttctttttctttagcGAACGTACCTTCGATTTTATCGACTCCACCAGACTCTCCAACTGATTCGCCATATGAAAAGTTCTTTTGAAATCTCGATGTCTCTGAGCAATtagaagtgatgagagagacgagagagagagagcgcaaAATGctgtttgttttttcttttaggGAGTTACGTGCCCAACGGGTGGCGCCCTATATTTATGACTAAGAGAGAGTCGTGGGCTAATTTAAAATATGGGCCTTGTTTGTTACCGTTTTCTATGGAGAGCAATCTGTTTTCTAGTCTCAATCATTTTCATATCGTTGAACAATTCTGATTGacataaatttgaatttaaatgattttttgattttctaataatatttatattgttaaagTACTATTTAGTGAGGATCACGTACGATCTCATAAAATCTCGGAACGAATAAATggattatgttttttattttaatttcaggaTAATGTAATGAGacaaattttcattcatttttaattttgatgaaAACCGACTATTATCATTCATAGTTTAGATAATTTGGGAAAATCCCGATAGAACTCGGTATTCAATGCTCACGTGGCTGACaataattataatcttttattttcatagattttttttgtaattttattcaataCTGAATATACCTTTATTAACttaagttttattattttaataaataatttaaatatgatattaaataattttaaaatatttaatataataacacacccatttatttatatttaataaaattcaaaaaataccCGAAATTAATATGTCCAAAATACCTTTTTTTGAAATACAATACCAAAAAACTCACACATTTTAGATATTTCTAGACTGTAATACTTCACTCTAAATGGAACACATCCATTGTCACTAAGAATGtcatattctaatatttcattaaaaccGAGATAACAATACTATGGTGATAATCCAATGACGTACtgcctccgtccctttttatctgtggaaaaaaaacacatatcaaggaataattgattgtataaactttttcattaaatacttctaattaatatcttgaaaatggtggaatactccTACTTTATgccttgaaaacatgaattcaaccaagttttaaataagtcaagccttgaaaattgaaattatagagatatatttgaaaaactatcattaaattagtttttaaataagtcaagccttgaaaattgaaattatggagatatatttgaaaaactatcattaaattagttttgaaagtatagatggacagataaatagggacaaatttttaagtggacagataaatagagacggagggagtattatattataaatctatatttagaataatttttttcaaaattattattctctaaGTCCTCTTTTACCTCTTCATTTCGGTTTTCAAATAGTTAAACTAATCAACttttaactaaattttaagaattaatTATCTATTCATCATTCTTTTTctagtgatataatttttattatttttttaattatatgatacatgtaaattttaattaaattattttcaagactgattaaaatttaaattggaCACGTAAAAGAAGACGTGAGTATCTTGATATATTTTGTTGGCATGGGTATTTTGGATCCTATTATTTTTACTTTTGTGTaacaaatatagaataaaattttcaatattaccaaaaaaatttataattactaaAAGCACTAAAAATACATTAAACTCAACCATTTTATAACAATAAATTGCTAAATCATTTGATCGTtcgaagaatgaaactattttataacaataaattgttaatttatttgattatgtgatgattaaaattaaaaaaatgctcGGCATCATCAAAATGCCTCTTAGGTGAACGTTTTGTGAATCCTATACCGACTATGTTTGTCGATATTTGCTCAATCAGCGTACTCACATGATATATTACTGTCTCAAAataacagattttttttttattacaaattagtatatttataatttattaaatttttaaatacaacCAATTATCGTAGCGAACTCGAACACATCAGCCTTACATGTTCAATAAATCTTccctaattattattttaaattatcctaAGTATAATCCG
This genomic window contains:
- the LOC108226075 gene encoding uncharacterized protein LOC108226075, which translates into the protein MKNAKTKKQPKIIYYLSAPLRLLSSCRDFYTNTLCDCGRIGHVGQMASYVAIPHQLSHSSFSRSSSFKESKDIEDLRELIRVMTLKNTEKHRTNANDGRKVKAIVDNSSSGRSYSGGVGQIGRIDEDAPCEFVQVVDVNKSSYPRCRSYARTTTRRVLL
- the LOC108226854 gene encoding uncharacterized protein LOC108226854; translation: MANQLESLVESIKSKVRSLKKKKAKKPYLKMEKSSSVKVEIRSIKARKLIEKNLKAADNVIAKRGLF